A genomic segment from Prochlorothrix hollandica PCC 9006 = CALU 1027 encodes:
- a CDS encoding transposase, which produces TIKNHFDGICNYFYNRTTSGKMEGINNKIKVIKRQAYGFTNFDHLRMRLLIACSH; this is translated from the coding sequence CGACAATCAAAAATCATTTTGATGGAATCTGTAATTACTTTTATAACCGTACAACTAGCGGTAAAATGGAGGGAATTAATAACAAAATAAAGGTTATCAAGCGTCAAGCTTATGGATTCACAAACTTTGATCATCTGAGAATGAGACTCCTCATAGCCTGTTCTCAT